The genomic window TTTTAATAACGTCATCAACCGTAGCTACATTTTTCTTATAATCAATAGGTTTTTCTGTTTTCTCGTTACCTTTTTCTTTTTCCTTTCCTTTTTGAGCAGAAGCAGTAATAGAAATAACAGTTAAAAGAAGTATAAAAACGTATTTTTTCATAGTAATTTATTTGTAAATTTTCTTAATTCGGTCTAGATTTCGCTTATTATCTCGATCTTTTATCGATTCACGTTTATCATAAAGTTTTTTACCTTTAGCTAAAGCAATTACAAGCTTAGCATAACCATTATCGTTAATAAATAAACGTAACGGAATAATAGTTAAACCGGTATTTTGAACCTCTTTATATAATTTTTTTAATTCCTTTCGGTTAAGCAGCAATTTTCGTTCCGCTTTTGGTTTATGGTTGTAATAATTTCCATAAATATATTCCTCAACAGTCATATTTATCACAAAAAGTTCGCCAGCCTCGTTAAACTCGCAAAAACTTTCGGCAATAGATGCTCTACTACTTCTAATCGACTTAATTTCAGTACCCGAAAGTACAATTCCTGCGGTGTACTTATCTAAAATCTCGTATAGAAAGCGCGCCTTTTTGTTCTGTATGTTTATCTTATTTTGCATGACCAACAAAATTACAAAAATTATTATGGCATTCCCTTTTTTAAAGCTAGAAGATTTTTTTAAATTAAATCTTCTAGCTTTAAAAAACGTCGGGCTATTCGTTACAAGTCCTCGTGCCACCAATTACCATTGGCAGCACTGTGGGCTTTTCACTGCTATCCCTAATGCGAAAGCCAAGTTTAGGTTTACCAACAAATTATTGTAGACCTTCTGCAACCAGAAATTCTTTTAATTGATAATAAAAGGATAGTTTATTATCAATCAAAAAAATAAATTACATTTACAAATCAATAAATTACCGTTTAACTTCCATGCGAAAATTAGTTATATTTTCAATCTTAATCATTCAACTTGTATCATGTGTTAGTGCAAAAAAACACAATCAACAAATTGAAACTTTACATACGCCAGAGTCTTTATACAAAGACATCGATAAAGTTTATAGTCAACTAAAAAAACACCATCCAAACCTCTATCAATACACGTCTAAAAAAGATTTAGATTTCAAATTCGATAGCTTAAAAAAATCTATTAAAACCCCTATTAATTCACGCGAATTTTATAAAAAATTAGCACCAGTTGTGGCACAAGTAAAACAAGGTCATGTTTCTTTAGGTTCAGCATACAAAGAGTTTACAAGAAAAGAACGGAAGGAATTAAAAAAGAAAGAATTTGAGTTTTATAATCTCGATTTTGAGTATTTAAACAACAAACTTTGGGTTGTAAAAACTCGCGGTAAAGACTCATCGATGATA from Algibacter sp. L1A34 includes these protein-coding regions:
- the smpB gene encoding SsrA-binding protein SmpB; amino-acid sequence: MQNKINIQNKKARFLYEILDKYTAGIVLSGTEIKSIRSSRASIAESFCEFNEAGELFVINMTVEEYIYGNYYNHKPKAERKLLLNRKELKKLYKEVQNTGLTIIPLRLFINDNGYAKLVIALAKGKKLYDKRESIKDRDNKRNLDRIKKIYK